The Fibrobacter sp. UWEL DNA window CATCATCTGCGGAAATGGATGTCACCAGCAGGACAAAAGTGTCCTCGTTGAGCCTTGCCAGCAGATCGTGATCCCGATTTTCGTCCTTCAGGATACGACCCACTTCCTTTAGAACCATGTCCCCGCATTGCTGACCGTAAGTATTCTGAAGATCCTTATAATTAGTCAGTTTGATGGTTGCTACGTGAAGGGGCTGGTCGTTCAATCTTGCCAGGGTGATTTCTCCAAAGCTTCGGTTGTCGAAGGTCTTGAAGTTCATGACTCCTGTCAGGGGGTCCTTGGTGGATTCCTCGTAGACCATCAAGTCGAAGAGCCCCTGGTGGGACTCAAATTCCACCTTCAGGACCATGCAGCCCACCTGCAGGCGGTTTTCTTCATTTAGGAGACTGGCGCTCACCTGGCATCCGTCAACGAACGTGCCGTTGGTACTTCCTAAGTCCGTTACGGTGACATTGGTTCCGTCAAAGGATATTTCGCAATGCCTGCGGCTTACCAGATCGTCTTCCAGACGGATATCCGCATCCTGTCCACGTCCAAGCACAAGAGTTCCCTTGATCAGGGGGAACTGCTTGAACATTTTCTGGGGGTATAGTACAAT harbors:
- a CDS encoding GGDEF domain-containing protein; translation: MPDFEIQPQLIVLYPQKMFKQFPLIKGTLVLGRGQDADIRLEDDLVSRRHCEISFDGTNVTVTDLGSTNGTFVDGCQVSASLLNEENRLQVGCMVLKVEFESHQGLFDLMVYEESTKDPLTGVMNFKTFDNRSFGEITLARLNDQPLHVATIKLTNYKDLQNTYGQQCGDMVLKEVGRILKDENRDHDLLARLNEDTFVLLVTSISADDAEKLLAKTCEAISKHHFSWKDSLISAPLQLKICSKQGKEVGTLQEMLVHCL